A region of the Andreesenia angusta genome:
TACAAGTGAAATCATCTCCTTACTTTTTCTCATAAGTGGCGAATACATGAGGATATTCGCTGCTGACATTTATTCTCTTGCCTTTCAGCTCGGTGATCTCCCATTCAGGAGATATCTCCGGAAAGTAAGCGTCTGCTTTAAACTTTCTAAATACGTGAGTTATATAGAGCTTGTCTGCATAAGGCATAAATTGAGTGTATATGGACTGTCCGCCCATTATTATCACTTCCTGCCCCGCATAATCTTCTTTGATCATATCTAGGACTTCTTCAACGCTATGCTTCACTGTGACCCCATCTATAGCTATGTCTTTCCTAGTCAAAACTACATTTGTCCTGTTGGGAAGCGGCCTTGACTTAGGCGGAAGAGAAAGATACGTGTTGTATCCCATCACAACTACCTTTCCAGAAGTAACTTCCTTGAAGTGCTTAAGGTCTTCAGGTATATGGGCAAGAAGCCTGTTTTCATATCCAATTGCTAAGTTTTCATCTACAATAACTGTCAAGCATATCATAATGAAAAACCTCCTCGATTTAGTTCGTTTTTTAAATTATACCATATAAAAGTCAGCCTATAAAATCAATGTACGATAACCGGTATACCTACCTCTACCGTGTTGTATATCTGGGAAACTATATTCATAGGTGTATTTATGCAGCCGTGAGATCCGCGTGTAAGGAATGCATCTCCACCGAAAGAGCTTTGCCAGTTGGCATCATGTATTCCGACACCTGTCCAGTCTATAGGCATCCAGTAGCTAACCGGTGTTGCGTAGTTCTCTCCTCTAAGAGTCCTGTTCCTTTCCTTTTTCCATACGTAGAAAACACCTCTAGGAGTAGCATGACCCTTGTTTGGATTTCCCGAGACTATAGCCGTCTCTATTGCAAGCTGTCCATTTTTGTAAAGCCACATGTGCTGGGCTGAAAGATCAACCTCTATATAGGTATCTCCTATATCTGTACCGTCAGAATAATAGCCTGTACCGCTTATCTTAGGCCTTCTCTCGATGTCTTGGCCTTTCAAAAACTCCTCTGTGAGAGCTTCGGCCTCTGAGTTCACAGCTATAACCCATCCGTACACTCCGCCACCTATGCTTATATTCCCCTTAAGAGTGCTGTTGAAGCTTCTCGCTTTCTCTAAAGTGCTGTATTCGCTGCTGAGCTCTGAAAGATAGGCTTTCACTAAATCTTGGTCGAGTGTAACTCCGTCCTCTAGATCATACGTCAGCCAGCTCAATATCTTCTCTTTGGGAACCTCTATCCTGTTGCCTGAGAGCGTATATGTCACATTCACATCTTTTAATTCGTTTATCCTCTCAAGCCCTGCCACAAGCCCAGGGTCATCAGACTTCAGAGCAGGCTGGATATAGCAGTCACTTATCTCTATGCTGGCATTTCCTCTCTTCAGCTCGTCCTGTATCTTGGCGTCCACCTTTTCGACATCAAGAGTATTTCCGTAGACTTCCTTCACTATTACAAATTCAGAGCCAGACAGCTCTACTCTTGCATCCTCTGAAGGCTTTCTCTCACCTTTGTTGAATTCCACTTCATTGAACTTCGCCCTGTATTTATCTTCATCAAAAGCTATTCCCTCCGGAAGCTCTTTCTTTTCGGATTTTGAGATCCTGCTCGTTATCCAAGACCATTTATTCTGACTTTCGTTCACCTCTTCTAGATAAGATGTAAAGTCACTTTCCATGCCTATTTCGCTTCCCGAGAATACAGCTACCTCTTGGTCGTTTTCCTTTACAACATAGTCTTTGCTGCCATAGATCTTTTGAAGAGCCTCGTTTGCCTCTTCTACTGTCTTTCCTGACACATCTTCCTGTCCAACAGAAGTTCCCGGTATAAACTTGTCTGAATAGCTTAGGGATATTCCTGAGTACAAACCTATCAGGAAGACCGAAGCTACACTGATTCCTATGATTGTCTTCTTCTTTTTACTGATTGTGCCATTGCCTATTGAATTTAGTCTTTCCTTTATATTCACGCTTAATCAGCTCCTATCATTTTAATTTTAAAGAATCATCAACTAAACTTCCAAATACGATTATACACCATTTCAATAAAAATGGGTAAAGAACCAAATAAAAATAGTAGTTTATGTCGTATTATGCGATATAATGTAGTCATAAGAAATTGGAGGTTTAAACATATATGTTCAAGGATAAGTTCGAATGTTACAGATACTACAAGCATTTGATAGAGAAAGTCGGCGGAGAGGCCCTCGAGTACAAAGAGATAAACTACGGCCTTCAGTTTAAAGCCAATATATGCAATCAGACTCACACCATAAGGATATATGAAAGCGCCAAGAGAGGAGTTAACCCTGATTTTTCTCAGTTAAAAGACAGTGGAATTTTAAAGCTACTGGGAGAAAAAGATTGTAAAGTGGATAAGTCAACTGGAAGCCCTAAAGCCTCGGGAAGACCCCTAGCTCTTAAATCCGACTCTGACAGCGTAGCCCTTATAGGCACCGACGAGTCTGGAAAGGGAGACTACTTTGGCCCTCTAGTCATAGCTGGCGTATACGCAGATGAAAGGATTAAGTCTATACTTAAAGAAATCGGAGTGGATGACAGCAAGAAGTTAAAAGACAGCCAGATATCTGAAATAGCTAAGCAGATAAAAGAAATCTGCATATACGACGTAGTTGCCATCGGAAACTCTAAGTACAATGAGCTTTATTCGAAGTTCAACAACCTCAACAAGCTCTTAGCCTGGGGGCACGCCCGAGTGATAGAGAACATACTTGAAAATGTAGACTGCGACACAGCTCTCTCTGATCAGTTCGGAAGCCCAGACCTTATAGAGAACGCTCTTATGGAGAAAGGCAAAAAGCTGAATCTAGAACAAAGACACAGAGCAGAGGAAAACGTAGTTGTTGCTGCGGCCAGCATACTGGCAAGGCACGAGTTTGTGGAGTGCATGGAGAAAATGTCTAAAAGCTACGGCATAGAGTTCCCAAAAGGAGCCTCTAATAAGACAATAGCCGCCGGGAATGAGTTCGCAAACAAGTACGGCATACAGAGGCTTTCCGAAGTCGCAAAACTGCATTTCAAGACTACTGAACGCATAGGCGAATTTTTCTAGAGGAGGCGAGTATATGTTCAAGCTGTTTAAAAAGAAGATGCTTTTTATTTTGGTGATCGTGCTTTCGCTCTTTGTGATTTCAGGGTGTGAAGTTCAAGATCAAAGCGTTTCCGAAGTGTCAGGCCAAGCTGGAGAGTCCTCTGGAAAACTGGCGGTCCACTTTATAGATGTAGGACAAGGTGATTCTTCGCTCATAATTTTCCCTAGTGGAGAAACATCGCTTATTGACGGAGGCGGAAGGGATGCCTCTAGCAAAGTGGTCTCTTATCTGAAAAGCCAGGGTATTGAGAAAATAGACTACATTATTGCCACTCATCCTCATGAAGATCATATAGGAGGGCTCCCCGAGGTGGTAAGAAACTTTGAGATCGGGAAGGTGTATATGCCGAGGCGCACCGCCAACACCAAGATATTTGAAGAACTGCTCTCTGTTATAAAAGACAAGGGTCTGAAAATAAGTGTTGCATCAGGAGAGCAAAGCATATTAGAAAGTGACGGAACTCTGTTTTCAATACTAGGTCCTCTATCTGATTCCTATGAGGGAACAAACAACCACTCAGTGGTCAACAAGCTTTCACATGGCAAGGTGTCGGTTCTCTTTACGGGGGATATAGAGTCTCTTGCAGAGAGTGACCTGGTCAAGCAGGGATATGACCTGAAGGCAGACGTGCTAAAAGTTCCTCACCATGGAAGTTCCAGCTCTAGCTCAGATGTGTTTCTAGACGCTGTAAATCCTTCCTATGGCGTAATCCAGCTTGGGGCGGACAACTCCTATGGTCATCCCCACAGAGAGACTATCCAGAAATACGGGGCTAGAAATATAGAGCTCTTGAGAAATGACATTTCAGGGGATATAAAGCTTGAGACGGATGGAGAAACAGTGAGGTTCTACAGCACCGATAGTCAGGAATCCAGTCAAGGCGAGAGTCAGAATAAATCAAGGATAATAGGAAACAGAAACAGCAAAGTGTACCACATAGAGGACTGTAGCGGACTTCCTAACGAGGAAAACAGAGTCTACTTTGACTCTATAGAGAAAGCAGAGCAAAGCGGCTTTAGGCCAGACTCTAGGTGCATAAGATAGGAGGGTGTTTGTGAGAGGCATAGTGGACAGGCTAGAGGGAAATGTAGCAGTAGTGGAGCTTGAAAGCGGCGAGATGGCCGAAATAGAAATTCAGGGGCTAACGGTGTCGGAAGGTGATGTAGTACATCTGGAAGATGGCAGCATAGTAGTTGACCATGAGGCTACAGCGAAACGAAAAAAGCAGATAGAGGACCTGTTTAACTCACTTTTAGAGTAGGGATTGAAACTGCATATATTACGAAATGTTAACTAAAAAATAGTTGCAATAATATACTGCTGACTGTATTCTTATTAATATATATAACAGAATGGAGGTAATCTGATGTTTAATAAAAGAATAAAGCAAATAGCTGCATTTTCTCTAGTCGCAGTGATGGGACTATTCGCTTTCACTGGTTGCGGCAGCAAAGACGATGACAAGATAGTGCTTGGAACTAGCGCTGACTATCCACCGTTTGAGTTCATGGACACAGAGCAGAACATACTTGGGTTTGACCTTATGATAGCTGAAGAAATAGCTAAGGATATGGGAAAAGAGCTAGAGGTAAAGAACATGGAGTTTAACTCTCTGCTTACTGCGCTTCAAACTGACAAGATAGATATGATTCTGTCTGGAATGAACCCAGACGAAGAGAGAAGAAAGACTGTAGACTTCTCGGAGATATACTATCTTTCAAAGCACTATGTAGTTGTGAATGCCGACAAAGCGGACAGCATAAAGAAAGAGGCTGACCTTAACGGGAAAAAGATCGGAGTACAGATAGGAACTACTCAAGAGAAGCTTGCTAGAGAGAAATTTCCAGGCTCTGAGATAGTCGCTCTTGGAAGCATACAGGACATACTGCTTCAGCTTAAGACAAATAAGCTAGATGCAGCCATAACAGAAGACGCTGTTGCAAAGAATGCAGTCAACAGCAACAAGGACCTTGTTCTTCCTGGAATAGAGTATGAAGACGAAGAGGGTGGAGTTGCAGTGGCTGTAAGAAAAGACAGTCCTGAGCTTGTAGAGCAGATAAACAAGACTATAAAAAGACTTCAAGACGAAAACAAAATAGAGGAGTTTTTCGACGAGGCTGTTAGGCTTTCATCGGAAAATGAATAAAACTAAATAGGATAGTGGGAAACCACTGTCCTAATTTTTTGACAGGGGGGTTAAATTTGAATTTTTCTTTGATTGCAGAATACAAAGACTTTTTCATACAGGGAGTTCAGACCACTGTATTGCTTTCGATAGGAGGAGTATTTTTCGGAGTTATACTTGGGCTGTTTCTAGCTCTTATGAAATTGTCTAAGAAAAAACCATTGAAGCTTATTTCTACAGGGTATATAGAGCTTATAAGGGGAACACCTATACTTATACAGATATGGATTGTGTATGTGCTATTGGACACAACTCCTTTTTCGGCAGGTCTTATGGCTCTCTCTATAAACAGCGCGGCGTATGTGGCCGAGATAATACGTTCTGGAATAGAGTCGGTGGACTCTGGGCAGATGGAAGCCGCACGTTCGCTTGGAATGAGCAACGCTATGGCCATGAAACTGATAGTTCTTCCTCAGGCCGTCAAGAATATAATACCTGTGTTGGGCAATGAGTTTATAGCTATACTAAAGGAATCTTCTATAGTTTCTGTACTGGGAGTTACAGAGCTTATGTACAATGTAAACGTAATAAGAGGGGCTACTTTCGATGCCATAACGCCTCTTATGATGGCTTTTGTGCTTTACTTCGCCTTGACCTCTA
Encoded here:
- a CDS encoding ComEC/Rec2 family competence protein, producing the protein MFKLFKKKMLFILVIVLSLFVISGCEVQDQSVSEVSGQAGESSGKLAVHFIDVGQGDSSLIIFPSGETSLIDGGGRDASSKVVSYLKSQGIEKIDYIIATHPHEDHIGGLPEVVRNFEIGKVYMPRRTANTKIFEELLSVIKDKGLKISVASGEQSILESDGTLFSILGPLSDSYEGTNNHSVVNKLSHGKVSVLFTGDIESLAESDLVKQGYDLKADVLKVPHHGSSSSSSDVFLDAVNPSYGVIQLGADNSYGHPHRETIQKYGARNIELLRNDISGDIKLETDGETVRFYSTDSQESSQGESQNKSRIIGNRNSKVYHIEDCSGLPNEENRVYFDSIEKAEQSGFRPDSRCIR
- a CDS encoding transporter substrate-binding domain-containing protein — its product is MFNKRIKQIAAFSLVAVMGLFAFTGCGSKDDDKIVLGTSADYPPFEFMDTEQNILGFDLMIAEEIAKDMGKELEVKNMEFNSLLTALQTDKIDMILSGMNPDEERRKTVDFSEIYYLSKHYVVVNADKADSIKKEADLNGKKIGVQIGTTQEKLAREKFPGSEIVALGSIQDILLQLKTNKLDAAITEDAVAKNAVNSNKDLVLPGIEYEDEEGGVAVAVRKDSPELVEQINKTIKRLQDENKIEEFFDEAVRLSSENE
- a CDS encoding L,D-transpeptidase family protein, translating into MNIKERLNSIGNGTISKKKKTIIGISVASVFLIGLYSGISLSYSDKFIPGTSVGQEDVSGKTVEEANEALQKIYGSKDYVVKENDQEVAVFSGSEIGMESDFTSYLEEVNESQNKWSWITSRISKSEKKELPEGIAFDEDKYRAKFNEVEFNKGERKPSEDARVELSGSEFVIVKEVYGNTLDVEKVDAKIQDELKRGNASIEISDCYIQPALKSDDPGLVAGLERINELKDVNVTYTLSGNRIEVPKEKILSWLTYDLEDGVTLDQDLVKAYLSELSSEYSTLEKARSFNSTLKGNISIGGGVYGWVIAVNSEAEALTEEFLKGQDIERRPKISGTGYYSDGTDIGDTYIEVDLSAQHMWLYKNGQLAIETAIVSGNPNKGHATPRGVFYVWKKERNRTLRGENYATPVSYWMPIDWTGVGIHDANWQSSFGGDAFLTRGSHGCINTPMNIVSQIYNTVEVGIPVIVH
- a CDS encoding dihydrofolate reductase, yielding MICLTVIVDENLAIGYENRLLAHIPEDLKHFKEVTSGKVVVMGYNTYLSLPPKSRPLPNRTNVVLTRKDIAIDGVTVKHSVEEVLDMIKEDYAGQEVIIMGGQSIYTQFMPYADKLYITHVFRKFKADAYFPEISPEWEITELKGKRINVSSEYPHVFATYEKK
- the rnhC gene encoding ribonuclease HIII translates to MFKDKFECYRYYKHLIEKVGGEALEYKEINYGLQFKANICNQTHTIRIYESAKRGVNPDFSQLKDSGILKLLGEKDCKVDKSTGSPKASGRPLALKSDSDSVALIGTDESGKGDYFGPLVIAGVYADERIKSILKEIGVDDSKKLKDSQISEIAKQIKEICIYDVVAIGNSKYNELYSKFNNLNKLLAWGHARVIENILENVDCDTALSDQFGSPDLIENALMEKGKKLNLEQRHRAEENVVVAAASILARHEFVECMEKMSKSYGIEFPKGASNKTIAAGNEFANKYGIQRLSEVAKLHFKTTERIGEFF
- a CDS encoding DUF3006 domain-containing protein encodes the protein MRGIVDRLEGNVAVVELESGEMAEIEIQGLTVSEGDVVHLEDGSIVVDHEATAKRKKQIEDLFNSLLE
- a CDS encoding amino acid ABC transporter permease is translated as MNFSLIAEYKDFFIQGVQTTVLLSIGGVFFGVILGLFLALMKLSKKKPLKLISTGYIELIRGTPILIQIWIVYVLLDTTPFSAGLMALSINSAAYVAEIIRSGIESVDSGQMEAARSLGMSNAMAMKLIVLPQAVKNIIPVLGNEFIAILKESSIVSVLGVTELMYNVNVIRGATFDAITPLMMAFVLYFALTSILSKMVKLMERRLKVSDSGR